A genomic stretch from Lysobacter ciconiae includes:
- a CDS encoding hotdog fold thioesterase → MTNMPVDPPAGTPEAAHPAPPLFRRTTTVNHLNALSRGTAIEALGIVFTEIGDRHLRATMPVDARTLQPYGLLHGGSSVLLAETLGSSAGNLCVEEDRVCVGLEINANHLRAVRDGTVTGTATALHVGGRTQVWEIRIEDDRGRLACISRLTLAVVARSSD, encoded by the coding sequence ATGACCAACATGCCTGTCGATCCGCCGGCCGGGACCCCGGAGGCGGCGCATCCAGCTCCGCCCCTGTTCCGTCGCACCACGACCGTGAACCATCTCAACGCGCTCTCGCGGGGTACCGCGATCGAGGCGCTGGGCATCGTCTTCACCGAAATCGGCGACCGCCACCTGCGGGCGACCATGCCGGTCGACGCACGCACGCTGCAGCCCTACGGCCTGCTCCACGGCGGGTCCTCCGTACTGCTGGCGGAAACGCTGGGCAGCAGCGCGGGAAACCTGTGCGTCGAGGAGGACCGCGTCTGCGTCGGGCTGGAGATCAACGCCAACCACCTGCGCGCCGTGCGCGACGGGACGGTGACCGGTACCGCCACCGCGCTGCATGTGGGCGGTCGCACCCAGGTCTGGGAAATCCGCATCGAGGACGATCGCGGCCGTCTGGCCTGCATCTCCCGCCTTACCCTGGCCGTCGTCGCGCGCTCCAGCGACTAG